In the Terriglobales bacterium genome, one interval contains:
- a CDS encoding glycosyltransferase family 2 protein translates to MPKITVVVPFLNEEENITELYDRLKASLEALGEPFEFIFVDDGSADGTFPLLEEIATIDSRVTVVKLRRNFGQTAALAAGFERATGDYVVAMDGDLQHDPADIPRFIARLEDGYDVVCSWRQRRSDSIWFRRIPSKIANILLAWLSGVKIHDFAGGFKAYRRELINQIPLYGEMQGFIPLLVAAYGARICEVPVLAGKRAHGKSRHGITRTIAAFFDLIAICFLHRYVVRPLHFFGTWGFMSIFAGAVIGLWLFIQKLAFGTEIMTQHAPLWIFCAVLVVFGGEMLAIGLLGEMQVRHYHEPPARPPYTIEKVLRTEESEQPSLPD, encoded by the coding sequence ATGCCCAAGATCACCGTCGTGGTGCCCTTCCTCAACGAGGAAGAGAACATCACTGAACTCTACGACCGGCTGAAGGCCTCCCTGGAGGCCCTGGGTGAGCCCTTCGAATTCATCTTCGTGGACGACGGCTCGGCCGACGGCACCTTCCCCCTGCTGGAGGAGATCGCCACCATCGACAGCCGGGTGACGGTGGTCAAGCTGCGCCGCAATTTCGGGCAGACGGCGGCCCTGGCGGCCGGCTTCGAGCGGGCTACCGGCGACTACGTGGTCGCCATGGACGGCGACCTGCAACACGACCCCGCCGACATTCCCCGCTTTATCGCCCGCCTGGAAGACGGCTACGACGTGGTGTGCAGCTGGCGGCAGCGCCGCAGCGACAGCATCTGGTTCCGCCGCATTCCTTCCAAGATCGCGAACATCCTGCTGGCGTGGCTCAGCGGGGTGAAGATCCACGACTTCGCCGGCGGCTTCAAGGCCTACCGAAGGGAACTGATCAACCAGATCCCGTTGTACGGGGAGATGCAGGGTTTCATCCCGCTGCTGGTGGCGGCCTATGGCGCCCGCATCTGCGAGGTCCCGGTATTGGCCGGCAAGCGGGCCCATGGCAAGTCGCGCCACGGCATCACCCGGACCATCGCCGCCTTCTTCGACTTGATTGCCATCTGCTTCCTGCACCGCTACGTGGTGCGCCCGCTGCACTTCTTCGGCACCTGGGGATTCATGAGCATCTTTGCCGGCGCGGTGATCGGCCTGTGGCTGTTCATCCAGAAGCTGGCCTTCGGCACCGAGATCATGACCCAGCACGCCCCGCTGTGGATCTTCTGCGCCGTGCTGGTGGTCTTCGGGGGCGAGATGCTGGCCATCGGCCTGCTGGGCGAGATGCAGGTGCGCCACTACCACGAGCCGCCGGCCCGCCCGCCCTACACCATCGAGAAGGTCCTGCGCACCGAAGAGAGCGAGCAGCCCAGCCTGCCCGATTAA